A window from Actinomycetospora corticicola encodes these proteins:
- the nhaA gene encoding Na+/H+ antiporter NhaA: MTEPATGTPRRDRLRRSRAGRLFVPPSPGESTRIGEILRKETVGGALLIGAAALALIWANTPWRDAYTGLANLTVGPAALHLDLSLSTWAADGLLAIFFFVAGLELKREFVAGDLREPARAVLPVAAAVGGMAVPAVIYTVINLSNPDGLVGWAVPTATDIAFALAILAVIGRGLPTALRTFLLTLAVVDDLLAITIIAIFYTADLAVGPLLLALIPLVLFTVLVQRRVRSWWLLLPLAAITWVLVHESGVHATVAGVLLGFAVPVVRRSPGDGPGLSEWFEHRWRPISSGVAVPVFAFFAAGVTVVGQSDLAATFVNPITIGVVAGLVAGKAIGVTGATWLVQRFTRAQLDESLRWVDVFGLALLAGIGFTVSLLIGELAFGGGTEADDHVKVGIVVASLLAALLAAAVLRLSARSRAVASD, from the coding sequence GTGACCGAGCCCGCCACCGGCACTCCCCGCCGTGACCGCCTGCGCCGCAGCCGTGCCGGGCGGCTGTTCGTCCCGCCGTCGCCCGGGGAGTCCACCCGGATCGGCGAGATCCTCCGCAAGGAGACCGTCGGGGGCGCGCTGCTGATCGGTGCCGCGGCGCTGGCGCTGATCTGGGCGAACACGCCGTGGCGGGACGCCTACACCGGTCTCGCGAACCTGACGGTGGGGCCGGCCGCGCTGCACCTCGACCTCAGCCTCTCGACCTGGGCGGCCGACGGTCTGCTCGCGATCTTCTTCTTCGTCGCCGGCCTGGAACTCAAGCGCGAGTTCGTCGCGGGCGACCTCCGGGAGCCGGCCCGCGCGGTGCTGCCCGTGGCGGCGGCGGTCGGGGGCATGGCGGTACCGGCCGTCATCTACACGGTGATCAACCTGAGCAACCCGGACGGTCTCGTCGGGTGGGCCGTCCCCACCGCCACCGACATCGCCTTCGCGCTCGCGATCCTCGCCGTCATCGGCCGCGGCCTCCCCACGGCGTTGCGCACGTTCCTGCTGACGCTGGCGGTCGTCGACGACCTGCTGGCGATCACGATCATCGCGATCTTCTACACCGCCGACCTCGCGGTCGGCCCCCTGCTGCTTGCCCTGATCCCGCTCGTGCTGTTCACGGTCCTGGTGCAACGGCGGGTGCGCTCCTGGTGGCTGCTGCTGCCGCTCGCGGCGATCACGTGGGTCCTCGTCCACGAGTCGGGCGTGCACGCCACCGTGGCCGGTGTGCTGCTCGGGTTCGCCGTCCCGGTGGTGCGGCGGAGCCCGGGTGACGGGCCGGGCCTGTCCGAGTGGTTCGAGCACCGCTGGCGCCCCATCTCCTCCGGCGTCGCCGTGCCGGTCTTCGCCTTCTTCGCCGCCGGGGTCACCGTGGTCGGGCAGTCGGACCTGGCGGCGACGTTCGTCAACCCGATCACGATCGGGGTGGTCGCGGGGCTCGTCGCCGGGAAGGCGATCGGAGTAACCGGGGCGACGTGGCTCGTCCAGCGGTTCACCCGCGCGCAGCTCGACGAGTCCCTGCGCTGGGTCGACGTGTTCGGCCTGGCGCTGCTCGCCGGCATCGGGTTCACGGTGTCGCTGCTCATCGGCGAGCTCGCGTTCGGGGGCGGAACCGAGGCCGACGACCACGTCAAGGTCGGCATCGTGGTCGCCTCGCTGCTCGCGGCACTGCTGGCCGCGGCGGTGCTGCGACTCAGTGCCCGCTCCCGCGCCGTCGCGTCGGACTGA
- a CDS encoding lipopolysaccharide biosynthesis protein, with amino-acid sequence MEHRYRPPISTTTDPPRSQSREGPGARRLVGSAGLGVVISGLLVNVYLAVVARGLTPSEYATFGAFWALALVLGFGPFLPLEQELARRLAMRESRRRVLVAGAGTAAILGGLALAVLGAASPLVWSSLDAHANAFAALVALCVVSAGQFLLRGILIGTDRLVRHGAVMVLDALLRLTFAVVLVVLGTDRAALYCWALVAAIALAHLPLIPAVWRRAEREYPEHGATDHRTRALTTSALPLLVGSVCAQLLLNGLPVVVVALAQGPAQAAAGVFVAAFTIAKAPLSMVVPLQSAVVPTLTRLLAAGRRREVVRLLSRGAAGLLALVVVGVPLAWWIGPLLVRLIFGSAYRIDGVELAIIVAGVLAHVGLVVVTQVHVARDRHTDVALSWLAGLAVAGLTFWLAPGVVVAGEVAFGVGSLVGAVVSTLLLARGTGRR; translated from the coding sequence GTGGAGCACCGCTATCGTCCTCCCATCAGCACCACGACCGATCCGCCCCGCTCGCAGTCCCGCGAGGGGCCCGGCGCGCGGCGGCTCGTGGGCTCGGCGGGGCTCGGCGTGGTCATCTCCGGCCTCCTCGTCAACGTCTACCTCGCGGTCGTCGCCCGCGGGCTGACCCCCTCGGAGTACGCGACGTTCGGCGCCTTCTGGGCGCTGGCGCTCGTGCTCGGGTTCGGCCCGTTCCTCCCGCTGGAGCAGGAGCTCGCGCGCCGGCTCGCCATGCGGGAGTCCCGACGCCGGGTCCTGGTCGCGGGGGCGGGCACGGCCGCCATCCTCGGCGGGCTCGCGCTCGCGGTACTCGGCGCGGCGTCGCCGCTCGTGTGGAGTTCGCTCGACGCCCACGCGAACGCCTTCGCGGCGCTCGTCGCGCTCTGCGTCGTCTCGGCCGGCCAGTTCCTGCTGCGCGGCATCCTCATCGGCACCGACCGCCTGGTGCGCCACGGCGCGGTGATGGTCCTCGACGCGCTGCTGCGTCTGACCTTCGCCGTGGTGCTGGTGGTCCTCGGGACCGACCGGGCCGCGCTCTACTGCTGGGCCCTCGTGGCCGCGATCGCCCTGGCGCACCTGCCGCTGATCCCGGCGGTCTGGCGACGGGCCGAGCGGGAGTACCCCGAGCACGGTGCCACCGACCACCGCACCCGGGCGCTGACCACCTCGGCCCTGCCCCTGCTGGTGGGGTCGGTCTGCGCGCAGCTGCTGCTCAACGGTCTCCCGGTCGTCGTCGTCGCGCTCGCCCAGGGGCCGGCGCAGGCGGCGGCAGGGGTCTTCGTCGCCGCATTCACCATCGCGAAGGCGCCCCTGTCGATGGTGGTGCCGCTGCAGTCCGCGGTGGTGCCGACGCTGACCCGGCTGCTCGCCGCGGGCCGCCGTCGGGAGGTGGTCCGGCTCCTCAGTCGGGGGGCCGCCGGGCTGCTCGCGCTCGTCGTCGTGGGCGTCCCGCTGGCCTGGTGGATCGGGCCGCTCCTGGTGCGCCTGATCTTCGGGTCCGCCTACCGCATCGACGGCGTGGAGCTCGCGATCATCGTGGCGGGCGTCCTCGCGCACGTGGGCCTGGTGGTGGTCACCCAGGTGCACGTCGCCCGGGACCGCCACACCGACGTCGCCCTGAGCTGGCTCGCCGGGCTCGCCGTGGCGGGGCTGACGTTCTGGTTGGCCCCGGGGGTCGTGGTCGCGGGCGAGGTGGCGTTCGGGGTGGGGTCCCTGGTGGGAGCGGTGGTGAGCACGCTGTTGTTGGCACGTGGAACCGGGAGACGTTGA
- a CDS encoding class I SAM-dependent methyltransferase, translating into MTFEPHQGEAEHYDAAYYDANGQAGDRPALGYYTRLVGRYCDGGPYLDFGCGTGHLVRRLSALGPAAGFELSEWSAAAARRNAPGATISTAVEDLPDDGFGALTAIHVLEHLADDVVEEVLGTWRRILRPGGYAFVVMPDPSGRGRALAGADWMGFADPTHINLKTHAEWRGVLVDHGFTVEREGTDGLWNVPYSRLPKLLDAARYAVPAFAQFLSGRMMLRPGAGESSMFVLHAT; encoded by the coding sequence ATGACGTTCGAGCCCCACCAGGGCGAGGCCGAGCACTACGACGCGGCCTACTACGACGCCAACGGACAGGCCGGCGACCGGCCCGCGCTCGGGTACTACACCCGCCTCGTCGGTCGCTACTGCGACGGCGGGCCGTACCTCGACTTCGGCTGCGGCACCGGGCACCTGGTGCGCCGCCTCTCCGCGCTCGGCCCGGCCGCGGGCTTCGAGCTCTCGGAGTGGTCGGCCGCCGCGGCCCGGCGCAACGCGCCCGGCGCCACGATCTCCACGGCGGTCGAGGACCTTCCCGACGACGGGTTCGGCGCGCTGACCGCGATCCACGTCCTCGAGCACCTGGCCGACGACGTCGTCGAGGAGGTGCTCGGCACCTGGCGGCGCATCCTGCGCCCCGGTGGGTACGCGTTCGTCGTCATGCCGGACCCCTCCGGCCGGGGCCGCGCCCTGGCCGGCGCGGACTGGATGGGCTTCGCGGACCCCACGCACATCAACCTGAAGACGCACGCCGAGTGGCGCGGGGTCCTCGTCGACCACGGCTTCACCGTCGAGCGCGAGGGCACCGACGGCCTGTGGAACGTGCCCTACTCGCGGCTGCCGAAGCTCCTCGACGCCGCGCGCTACGCGGTGCCGGCCTTCGCGCAGTTCCTCTCGGGCCGCATGATGCTGCGCCCGGGCGCGGGCGAGTCGTCGATGTTCGTGCTCCACGCCACCTGA
- a CDS encoding Asp23/Gls24 family envelope stress response protein, which yields MTAPTPPLPPTDPIAVTGTTEVLPAVVQKVVAFATREIPGIAGLGGSAARAVGAVRQSLTGSTENVAGVRVTMEGDTATVGLDVAIEYGAGARELTRALRRHVPEAVDQIAGVRVTELNIVVTDVVLPGAEPEDPAAPPVAAV from the coding sequence ATGACCGCACCGACGCCGCCCCTGCCCCCCACCGACCCCATCGCCGTCACCGGCACCACCGAGGTCCTCCCCGCCGTCGTGCAGAAGGTCGTCGCCTTCGCCACCCGCGAGATCCCCGGGATCGCGGGCCTGGGCGGCAGCGCCGCGCGTGCGGTCGGCGCCGTGCGGCAGAGCCTGACCGGCTCGACGGAGAACGTCGCCGGCGTGCGCGTGACGATGGAGGGCGACACCGCCACGGTCGGGCTCGACGTCGCGATCGAGTACGGCGCCGGGGCGCGGGAGCTGACCCGCGCGCTGCGCCGGCACGTGCCCGAGGCGGTCGACCAGATCGCGGGCGTGCGCGTGACCGAGCTGAACATCGTCGTCACCGACGTCGTCCTGCCCGGGGCGGAGCCGGAGGACCCCGCCGCCCCGCCGGTCGCCGCGGTCTGA
- a CDS encoding arabinosyltransferase domain-containing protein: MAEDTDRGVEDSPQPSGSGSTTTTPLRLLRRKLSTVRLVPRADRGALDAGTERLPPESDAPDVDARDAFTPDDERPDRWGPEDWGLDGLLVARVIAVASAVVAVVCGLLLPFAPVVQNSPEIRWPLDVNRPESTMLMLTAYQPESFSVRFSCRTAREAGATADGYVLTTMDPRAGGFDDKALAVRVRSDTLTVRSGGQDIVAEPLPPGDCSYQVRGDAAAVQVDRDGRDLGRLVPRFGEADPDEVKNTPPNSLPDPKPISALPDVDVLSTSLTTLPGAGPQDLSVSITADDRYASTPTPFKHGLITAAIVAVVLGGLASTASILLARRKRRRSGPEALRPTPWWARVDRILLARLSTWRPRLVDAVVVVALWSWLYLAPLTDDDGYYSAMAANVPHNGYVANYYQLYNQGFTPFSWPYYLLSWWQQQAGFSPVALRVPSVVLGLLTWIAIRVFVARCPGLTHPWKEHRWLATASRVTLCVAFLTWWLAYDVGTRPEPYTAVFAAGALALVAEGVERRRLDLLGIAVGVGSIGLMTAPTGFICLAPLLAATPTVWRLIRERSAHWWEIPPRFLVVIAPGALGAVFGFADGTFGDFARSQAIFAPIQRAQTWYLEFQRYASLLDETSRFGTYTKRITVLLCLLALVWFLMTAVVARVRELPVPGRLMLAGWSTILAFVLLLPTPSKPSHHFGAIVGVGAPFLALLLVAAPGLVRDSVRAGKGRVPVAAILSAAAAAIAVIALSGHGRNRWGFMWGLGQPSWLDYPSVKGFYFDQPQYWAVLLVVLTLLVALVTSFRGKGWRPWSVLVAIPMLCVLAMAASTTRTIADFALAADRTATTYSPAGDAWRDPSATRCGAEQAIDVLTPQRYPLAPLVPVPPPGAFGVGPDGGSDGELGGQAFPRDAYLPTSPPPADLGRDLPVWGSFEAPSPGRSPDARTGSFTTGWYRLPPGPPNAVAITSEVSGRIGEGNTLAVEFGRPGPGGVASLGVRTVQETSDDTAWRPVDITKSQSAPADATLVRLAATDGATDVGGWLAFSAPLFQRWAPMTSALPRAGVYTVAWENAFLFPCITQPIQQDGVTQPMDGFLGYGETRGSALADFVAKTDSGGIVGNAYREADVTELRTRFRDFPDVDDDVLLMLFEQPYPTGRYTLEPGSRVVSGLSQ, from the coding sequence GTGGCAGAGGACACCGATCGGGGTGTCGAGGACTCGCCGCAGCCGTCGGGGTCGGGGAGCACGACGACCACCCCGCTGCGCCTGCTGCGCCGCAAGCTCTCGACGGTGCGGCTCGTCCCCCGCGCCGACCGCGGTGCGCTCGACGCGGGGACCGAGCGCCTGCCCCCGGAGTCCGACGCGCCGGACGTCGACGCGCGGGACGCCTTCACCCCCGACGACGAGCGCCCCGACCGCTGGGGGCCCGAGGACTGGGGACTCGACGGGCTGCTCGTCGCCCGGGTGATCGCGGTCGCGTCGGCCGTCGTGGCCGTGGTGTGCGGGCTGCTGTTGCCGTTCGCGCCCGTCGTCCAGAACTCGCCGGAGATCCGGTGGCCGCTGGACGTGAACCGGCCCGAGTCGACGATGCTGATGCTCACGGCCTACCAGCCCGAGTCGTTCTCGGTGCGCTTCAGCTGCCGGACGGCACGCGAGGCGGGTGCCACGGCCGACGGCTACGTCCTCACGACGATGGACCCCCGCGCCGGCGGGTTCGACGACAAGGCCCTCGCCGTCCGGGTGCGGTCGGACACGCTCACGGTGCGCAGCGGCGGGCAGGACATCGTGGCGGAGCCGTTGCCCCCGGGCGACTGCTCCTACCAGGTGCGGGGCGACGCGGCGGCCGTGCAGGTCGACCGCGACGGCCGCGACCTCGGCCGGCTCGTGCCGCGCTTCGGGGAGGCCGACCCGGACGAGGTCAAGAACACCCCGCCGAACTCCCTGCCCGATCCGAAGCCGATCAGCGCGCTGCCCGACGTCGACGTGCTGTCGACCTCGCTCACCACGCTGCCGGGCGCCGGTCCGCAGGACCTGTCGGTCAGCATCACCGCCGACGACCGCTACGCGAGCACCCCGACGCCGTTCAAGCACGGCCTCATCACGGCCGCGATCGTGGCCGTCGTGCTCGGCGGGCTCGCCTCCACGGCGTCGATCCTGCTGGCCCGCCGTAAGCGGCGCAGGAGCGGCCCCGAGGCGCTGCGACCGACGCCGTGGTGGGCCCGGGTCGACCGGATCCTGCTCGCCCGCCTGTCCACCTGGCGGCCGCGGCTGGTGGACGCCGTCGTCGTGGTCGCGCTCTGGTCGTGGCTCTACCTCGCGCCGCTGACCGACGACGACGGGTACTACTCGGCGATGGCGGCCAACGTGCCGCACAACGGCTACGTCGCGAACTACTACCAGCTCTACAACCAGGGCTTCACGCCGTTCTCCTGGCCGTACTACCTGCTCTCGTGGTGGCAGCAGCAGGCCGGCTTCTCGCCGGTGGCGCTCCGGGTGCCGTCGGTGGTCCTGGGCCTGCTCACCTGGATCGCGATCCGGGTGTTCGTCGCCCGCTGCCCCGGGCTCACCCACCCCTGGAAGGAGCACCGGTGGCTCGCCACCGCCTCCCGCGTGACGCTCTGCGTCGCCTTCCTGACCTGGTGGCTCGCCTATGACGTCGGCACCCGGCCGGAGCCCTACACCGCCGTGTTCGCGGCCGGTGCGCTCGCGCTCGTCGCCGAGGGCGTCGAGCGACGGCGGCTCGACCTGCTCGGGATCGCGGTGGGAGTGGGCTCGATCGGCCTGATGACCGCGCCGACCGGCTTCATCTGCCTCGCCCCGCTGCTCGCGGCGACCCCGACGGTCTGGCGGCTGATCCGGGAGCGTTCGGCGCACTGGTGGGAGATCCCGCCGCGGTTCCTGGTCGTCATCGCGCCCGGGGCGCTCGGGGCCGTGTTCGGCTTCGCCGACGGCACCTTCGGCGACTTCGCGCGCTCCCAGGCGATCTTCGCGCCGATCCAGCGCGCCCAGACCTGGTACCTCGAGTTCCAGCGTTACGCCTCGCTGCTGGACGAGACGTCCCGCTTCGGCACCTACACCAAGCGCATCACGGTGCTGCTGTGCCTGCTCGCCCTGGTCTGGTTCCTCATGACGGCGGTCGTGGCGCGGGTGCGGGAGCTCCCGGTCCCCGGCCGGCTCATGCTCGCGGGCTGGTCGACGATCCTCGCGTTCGTCCTCCTGCTGCCCACCCCGTCGAAGCCCTCGCACCACTTCGGCGCGATCGTCGGGGTCGGCGCCCCCTTCCTCGCCCTGCTGCTGGTCGCCGCACCCGGGCTGGTGCGCGACTCCGTGCGCGCCGGGAAGGGGCGGGTGCCCGTCGCCGCGATCCTGTCCGCCGCCGCCGCGGCGATCGCGGTGATCGCGCTGTCCGGGCACGGTCGCAACCGGTGGGGCTTCATGTGGGGGCTCGGCCAGCCGTCCTGGCTCGACTACCCCTCGGTCAAGGGCTTCTACTTCGACCAGCCGCAGTACTGGGCGGTGCTGCTCGTCGTCCTGACCCTGCTCGTCGCCCTCGTGACGTCGTTCCGGGGAAAGGGCTGGCGGCCGTGGTCCGTGCTCGTCGCCATCCCGATGCTCTGCGTCCTGGCCATGGCCGCCAGCACGACCCGCACGATCGCCGACTTCGCGCTCGCCGCCGACCGGACCGCCACGACCTACTCCCCGGCCGGTGACGCGTGGCGGGACCCGTCGGCCACCCGGTGCGGCGCGGAGCAGGCGATCGACGTGCTCACCCCGCAGCGCTACCCGCTCGCACCGCTCGTGCCGGTCCCCCCGCCCGGGGCGTTCGGTGTGGGTCCCGACGGCGGGTCCGACGGGGAGCTCGGGGGGCAGGCCTTCCCGCGCGACGCCTACCTGCCCACCAGCCCGCCGCCCGCCGACCTCGGCCGGGACCTGCCGGTGTGGGGCAGCTTCGAGGCCCCGTCCCCGGGCCGGTCGCCCGACGCGCGGACCGGGTCGTTCACCACCGGCTGGTACCGGCTCCCGCCCGGGCCCCCCAACGCCGTGGCGATCACCTCCGAGGTCTCCGGCCGCATCGGCGAGGGCAACACGCTCGCGGTCGAGTTCGGTCGACCCGGTCCGGGCGGGGTGGCGTCCCTCGGGGTGCGGACCGTCCAGGAGACCAGTGACGACACGGCGTGGCGTCCCGTCGACATCACGAAGTCGCAGAGCGCACCCGCCGACGCCACGCTCGTCCGCCTCGCCGCCACCGACGGGGCCACCGACGTGGGCGGATGGCTGGCCTTCTCGGCGCCCCTGTTCCAGCGCTGGGCCCCGATGACCAGCGCGCTACCGCGCGCCGGGGTGTACACCGTCGCGTGGGAGAACGCGTTCCTCTTCCCGTGCATCACCCAGCCGATCCAGCAGGACGGCGTCACCCAGCCGATGGACGGCTTCCTGGGCTACGGCGAGACGCGGGGATCCGCCCTCGCCGACTTCGTCGCGAAGACCGACAGCGGCGGCATCGTCGGCAACGCCTACCGCGAGGCCGACGTCACCGAGCTGCGCACCCGGTTCCGCGACTTCCCGGACGTCGACGACGACGTGCTGCTCATGCTCTTCGAGCAGCCGTACCCGACCGGGCGCTACACCCTGGAGCCGGGCTCCCGGGTGGTGTCCGGCCTGTCGCAGTAG